A stretch of the Esox lucius isolate fEsoLuc1 chromosome 2, fEsoLuc1.pri, whole genome shotgun sequence genome encodes the following:
- the LOC105026511 gene encoding KH homology domain-containing protein 4 isoform X1 yields the protein MSSGMTGQTPCLTSSSRWDQPAQPKTRVDVMQGFASAVVTAPSCTSATAAPPTAQQTPQRDLPATQGGGVEMAAAMAAKINAMLMAKGKLMVAPPLPGKTPVCLPAVGGGDETVVTEVDINDVPINSRNLLTKGKTQEEIRQFSGAVVSTKGHYMSNAEKSHGKGVERPLYLHIQGKSQEEVNKAVLRIKEIISEDVLRTAAALGSQLRPVMPPLPIYPQPPRPVAAPHPHIPRMPSVNPPMPHGHRPTAPHQGSFVHAKIFVGLDQALPSFNVNEKVEGPGGTYLGHIQTETGARVFLRGKGSGYIEQASRRESFEPLYVYISHPNSTGLEAAKKLTESLLETVRAEHARAVSVYTVTGSTQPFPAHGYPANSTYSNQGWYGSGYPPSCNGTGLPGGHAASAGYPSAPGPASGYWSSGAIGQQPCQSNLSTNPPSSQAMVQYPVCPRTTHPYLVQDPGCSDQTEGDVSTSSPTGSPKRRFHEETGDKQGPLPDRSSPEPSVRATAPALPPQTGPSLEEPERVLMPPPPPVFVVPGPVARKRPRETAVPLVLPTQPPSIPASHGRPEEVPVKKTKAVEKPSSDLVPYGRGVMDSSCLVPYGGDSSDEEEERTRGSSKTANS from the exons ATGTCTTCGGGGATGACCGGGCAGACACC GTGCCTAACCAGCAGCAGCAGATGGGATCAACCAGCTCAGCCCAAAACGAGGGTAGATGTCATGCAAGGCTTCGCTTCCGCCGTGGTGACGGCCCCGTCCTGCACGTCGGCCACTGCTGCCCCTCCAACAGCCCAGCAGACCCCGCAGAGGGACCTGCCTGCAACGCAGGGTGGTGGTGTGGAGATGGCTGCCGCCATGGCTGCAAAGATTAATGCTATGCTAATGGCCAAGGGAAAACTGATGGTTGCCCCTCCACTTCCTGGGAAG ACCCCTGTATGTTTGCCAGCTGTCGGTGGAGGAGATGAGACTGTGGTGACAGAGGTGGACATCAATGACGTGCCCATCAACAGCAGAAACCTGCTCACTAAAGGAAAAACACAGGAGGAG ATCCGACAGTTCAGCGGTGCGGTGGTCTCAACCAAAGGCCATTACATGAGCAATGCAGAGAAGTCCCATGGAAAAGGAGT AGAAAGGCCTTTGTATTTGCACATCCAGGGAAAGAGTCAAGAAGAGGTGAATA AGGCAGTCCTGAGGATAAAGGAGATCATCTCTGAGGATGTGTTGAGGACTGCTGCCGCGCTGGGGTCCCAACTGAGACCCGTCATGCCCCCCCTGCCCATCTACCCCCAGCCCCCCCGACCTGTGGCTGCCCCCCATCCGCACATACCCAGAATGCCCAGCGTCAACCCCCCAATGCCCCATGGACACCGGCCCACTGCTCCTCACCAAGGG AGTTTTGTGCACGCCAAGATCTTTGTGGGCCTGGACCAGGCCCTGCCCTCCTTCAATGTGAACGAGAAGGTGGAGGGTCCAGGGGGGACCTACCTGGGCCACATCCAGACTGAGACGGGGGCGCGGGTCTTCCTCCGGGGGAAAGGCTCTGGGTACATCGAACAGGCCTCGAGGCGGGAGTCCTTCGAGCCGCTCTACGTCTACATCAG CCACCCGAACTCAACAGGGCTGGAGGCAGCGAAGAAGCTCACCGAGAGCCTGTTGGAAACC GTGAGAGCCGAACACGCCCGCGCCGTGTCCGTCTACACCGTGACCGGCTCCACCCAAC CATTCCCAGCTCACGGATACCCAGCTAATAGCACTTACTCTAACCAGGGCTGGTATGGCAGCGGCTACCCGCCGAGCTGTAACGGGACGGGGCTGCCCGGGGGCCACgctgcctccgccggctacccCTCGGCGCCTGGACCCGCCTCTGGCTATTGGAGTAGTGGTGCTATTGGTCAGCAGCCCTGTCAATCTAACCTGTCGACAAACCCTCCATCTTCTCAGGCTATGGTTCAGTATCCGGTCTGTCCCAGGACGACGCACCCATACCTCGTGCAG GACCCTGGGTGTAGTGACCAGACCGAGGGGGACGTGTCGACGTCCAGCCCGACAGGGAGCCCCAAACGACGCTTCCATGAGGAGACCGGGGACAAGCAGGGCCCTCTG CCTGACCGCAGCTCGCCTGAACCCTCTGTGAGAGCGACGGCTCCAGCTCTTCCTCCACAAACTGGTCCCAGTCTGGAAGAGCCTGAACG GGTGTTGAtgcctccacctccccctgtgTTTGTGGTCCCTGGCCCTGTGGCCCGGAAGAGACCCAGAGAGACAGCTGTCCCATTGGTCCTGCCCACCCAGCCTCCCAGCATCCCCGCATCACACG GTCGCCCCGAGGAGGTGCCGGTGAAGAAGACCAAGGCAGTGGAGAAGCCTTCGTCAGACCTGGTGCCGTATGGTAGGGGAGTCATGGACTCCTCCTGCCTAGTTCCCTACGGGGGGGACTCCtctgatgaggaagaggagaggactCGTGGGAGCAGTAAGACGGCTAACTCCTAA
- the LOC105026511 gene encoding KH homology domain-containing protein 4 isoform X2, with amino-acid sequence MQGFASAVVTAPSCTSATAAPPTAQQTPQRDLPATQGGGVEMAAAMAAKINAMLMAKGKLMVAPPLPGKTPVCLPAVGGGDETVVTEVDINDVPINSRNLLTKGKTQEEIRQFSGAVVSTKGHYMSNAEKSHGKGVERPLYLHIQGKSQEEVNKAVLRIKEIISEDVLRTAAALGSQLRPVMPPLPIYPQPPRPVAAPHPHIPRMPSVNPPMPHGHRPTAPHQGSFVHAKIFVGLDQALPSFNVNEKVEGPGGTYLGHIQTETGARVFLRGKGSGYIEQASRRESFEPLYVYISHPNSTGLEAAKKLTESLLETVRAEHARAVSVYTVTGSTQPFPAHGYPANSTYSNQGWYGSGYPPSCNGTGLPGGHAASAGYPSAPGPASGYWSSGAIGQQPCQSNLSTNPPSSQAMVQYPVCPRTTHPYLVQDPGCSDQTEGDVSTSSPTGSPKRRFHEETGDKQGPLPDRSSPEPSVRATAPALPPQTGPSLEEPERVLMPPPPPVFVVPGPVARKRPRETAVPLVLPTQPPSIPASHGRPEEVPVKKTKAVEKPSSDLVPYGRGVMDSSCLVPYGGDSSDEEEERTRGSSKTANS; translated from the exons ATGCAAGGCTTCGCTTCCGCCGTGGTGACGGCCCCGTCCTGCACGTCGGCCACTGCTGCCCCTCCAACAGCCCAGCAGACCCCGCAGAGGGACCTGCCTGCAACGCAGGGTGGTGGTGTGGAGATGGCTGCCGCCATGGCTGCAAAGATTAATGCTATGCTAATGGCCAAGGGAAAACTGATGGTTGCCCCTCCACTTCCTGGGAAG ACCCCTGTATGTTTGCCAGCTGTCGGTGGAGGAGATGAGACTGTGGTGACAGAGGTGGACATCAATGACGTGCCCATCAACAGCAGAAACCTGCTCACTAAAGGAAAAACACAGGAGGAG ATCCGACAGTTCAGCGGTGCGGTGGTCTCAACCAAAGGCCATTACATGAGCAATGCAGAGAAGTCCCATGGAAAAGGAGT AGAAAGGCCTTTGTATTTGCACATCCAGGGAAAGAGTCAAGAAGAGGTGAATA AGGCAGTCCTGAGGATAAAGGAGATCATCTCTGAGGATGTGTTGAGGACTGCTGCCGCGCTGGGGTCCCAACTGAGACCCGTCATGCCCCCCCTGCCCATCTACCCCCAGCCCCCCCGACCTGTGGCTGCCCCCCATCCGCACATACCCAGAATGCCCAGCGTCAACCCCCCAATGCCCCATGGACACCGGCCCACTGCTCCTCACCAAGGG AGTTTTGTGCACGCCAAGATCTTTGTGGGCCTGGACCAGGCCCTGCCCTCCTTCAATGTGAACGAGAAGGTGGAGGGTCCAGGGGGGACCTACCTGGGCCACATCCAGACTGAGACGGGGGCGCGGGTCTTCCTCCGGGGGAAAGGCTCTGGGTACATCGAACAGGCCTCGAGGCGGGAGTCCTTCGAGCCGCTCTACGTCTACATCAG CCACCCGAACTCAACAGGGCTGGAGGCAGCGAAGAAGCTCACCGAGAGCCTGTTGGAAACC GTGAGAGCCGAACACGCCCGCGCCGTGTCCGTCTACACCGTGACCGGCTCCACCCAAC CATTCCCAGCTCACGGATACCCAGCTAATAGCACTTACTCTAACCAGGGCTGGTATGGCAGCGGCTACCCGCCGAGCTGTAACGGGACGGGGCTGCCCGGGGGCCACgctgcctccgccggctacccCTCGGCGCCTGGACCCGCCTCTGGCTATTGGAGTAGTGGTGCTATTGGTCAGCAGCCCTGTCAATCTAACCTGTCGACAAACCCTCCATCTTCTCAGGCTATGGTTCAGTATCCGGTCTGTCCCAGGACGACGCACCCATACCTCGTGCAG GACCCTGGGTGTAGTGACCAGACCGAGGGGGACGTGTCGACGTCCAGCCCGACAGGGAGCCCCAAACGACGCTTCCATGAGGAGACCGGGGACAAGCAGGGCCCTCTG CCTGACCGCAGCTCGCCTGAACCCTCTGTGAGAGCGACGGCTCCAGCTCTTCCTCCACAAACTGGTCCCAGTCTGGAAGAGCCTGAACG GGTGTTGAtgcctccacctccccctgtgTTTGTGGTCCCTGGCCCTGTGGCCCGGAAGAGACCCAGAGAGACAGCTGTCCCATTGGTCCTGCCCACCCAGCCTCCCAGCATCCCCGCATCACACG GTCGCCCCGAGGAGGTGCCGGTGAAGAAGACCAAGGCAGTGGAGAAGCCTTCGTCAGACCTGGTGCCGTATGGTAGGGGAGTCATGGACTCCTCCTGCCTAGTTCCCTACGGGGGGGACTCCtctgatgaggaagaggagaggactCGTGGGAGCAGTAAGACGGCTAACTCCTAA
- the LOC105026510 gene encoding fibronectin type III and SPRY domain-containing protein 2 isoform X1: MDLYEVFSGSSLDVIAEEGLSGDEEDLKEKHEKVEEEVNRDLPTKEAFVVVPGMREAREVSSTFQRFSVDTDDSLRFEPFIPSSDEDGTTSAVCADDVFEEHTESEDKVNIIRTKLEGKVAEMENFTGHLEEIFLTVEENFGRREQHLEQHYNDVLQTLSQRYDERTAALGEEKKMKLETLYNKLLDCGRMLDASKDLIETAQELYRTEDKRLFLQSVMPTMKRIEEFAKEKPGLTLATPLEFETPLADLSDVKTLMDSINIVPAPSAPVINPQVANSATQTSLRVCWSLFSDDTVEFYELYYRPVLEDAAAVDCAEAPDVCKVNETHCWVEDLHPNAQYEFWVTATNTTGISPASEKAVYMTVPSPPVIRERGCSSCPEAALIRWESGNTNPVESYTVDLSETGTDEEGGVTESIVAVPTCECLIQLQPGRQYLISVRAVNIGGPSNKSEPICISTTGTVFHLLQDTAHPCLSLSEDGFSMFYGDEELPISAMTFDDNTFARCAAVLGDLIPVRGRRYWEVAVEEATEYRIGVAYEDTQRNSYLGGTDSSWCMRHVLTPSRHKYEFLHGGWSPDVRITVNPVRIGVSLDYAAGMLSFFNADLKQHLHTFHCNFLDYVQPCFALDNPGALTVCNGVATPWYVHSV; encoded by the exons ATGGACCTCTATGAGGTCTTCTCAGGATCCAGTCTGGATGTCATCGCTGAGGAGGGGCTGAGTGGAGACGAGGAGGATCTCAAGGAGAAGCatgagaaggtggaggaggaggtgaacaGGGACCTCCCTACTAAAGAGGCCTTCGTAGTGGTTCCTGGCATGAGAGAGGCCAGGGAGGTTTCCTCGACGTTTCAGCGTTTCTCAGTGGATACTGATGACTCTCTGAG GTTTGAACCATTCATCCCATCTTCAGATGAGGATGGAACCACGTCAGCTGTCTGTGCAGATGATGTGTTTGAGGAGCATACAGAATCAGAG GATAAGGTGAACATAATCAGGACTAAATTGGAGGGAAAGGTGGCGGAGATGGAGAACTTCACTGGACATCTAGAGGAGATCTTCCTTACTGTGGAG GAGAATTTCGGTCGCCGTGAGCAGCACCTGGAACAGCACTACAATGACGTTCTGCAGACGTTGTCCCAGCGTTACGACGAGCGCACAGCTGCcctgggagaggagaagaagatGAAGCTGGAGACTCTATACAACAAGCTGCTAGACTGTGGGCGAATGCTGGATGCCTCTAAGGACCTGATTGAGACCGCCCAGGAACTGTACCGCACAGAGGACAAACGATTATTCCTACAG TCAGTTATGCCAACCATGAAGAG AATTGAAGAGTTTGCGAAGGAGAAGCCTGGACTGACACTGGCAACGCCACTGGAGTTTGAAACACCCCTCGCTGACCTCTCAGATGTTAAGACCCTGATGGATTCCATCAACATAGTACCAG CCCCGTCCGCTCCGGTCATCAACCCTCAGGTGGCTAACTCGGCCACGCAGACCTCTCTGCGTGTGTGCTGGAGCCTGTTCTCGGACGACACCGTGGAATTCTACGAGCTGTACTACCGACCCGTCCTGGAGGACGCCGCAGCTGTGGACTGTGCCGAGGCACCCGATG TGTGTAAGGTGAACGAGACCCACTGTTGGGTTGAAGACCTGCATCCGAACGCCCAGTATGAGTTCTGGGTCACAGCGACCAACACCACAGGCATCAGCCCTGCCAGCGAGAAGGCCGTCTACATGACAG TCCCCTCTCCACCAGTCATCAGAGAAAGGGGGTGTAGCAGCTGTCCAGAGGCCGCTCTGATTCGCTGGGAGTCTGGAAACACCAACCCAGTTGAATCCTACACAGTGGATCTGAGTGAGACGGGCACAGACGAAGAGGGTGGAGTCACGGA GTCCATTGTGGCTGTTCCTACCTGTGAGTGTCTGATCCAGCTGCAGCCAGGGAGACAGTACCTAATCTCCGTCAGGGCTGTGAACATTGGGGGTCCTAGCAACAAGAGTGAGCCCATCTGCATCTCTACCACAG GAACCGTCTTCCACCTTCTGCAGGACACAGCCCACccgtgtctgtccctctccgaGGATGGCTTCTCCATGTTCTACGGAGATGAGGAGCTGCCGATCTCTGCGATGACCTTCGACGACAACACCTTCGCCAG GTGTGCAGCTGTGCTGGGCGACCTGATCCCCGTGCGAGGCAGGAGGTACTGGGAGGTGGCTGTGGAGGAGGCCACGGAGTACAGGATCGGTGTGGCCTATGAAGACACCCAGAGGAACTCCTACCTGGGTGGAACCGACTCCTCCTGGTGCATGAGACACGTCCTGACCCCATCCAG aCACAAGTACGAGTTCCTCCACGGCGGCTGGAGCCCGGACGTTCGGATAACAGTGAACCCGGTGAGGATTGGGGTCAGCTTGGATTACGCGGCAGGGATGCTCTCCTTTTTCAACGCAGACCTGAAACAGCACCTGCACACGTTCCACTGCAACTTCCTGGACTACGTTCAACCCTGCTTTGCCCTCGACAACCCCGGGGCGCTGACCGTCTGTAATGGGGTAGCCACCCCCTGGTATGTCCACTCAGTCTGA
- the LOC105026510 gene encoding fibronectin type III and SPRY domain-containing protein 2 isoform X3, which translates to MEPRQLSVQMMCLRSIQNQRSEMDKVNIIRTKLEGKVAEMENFTGHLEEIFLTVEENFGRREQHLEQHYNDVLQTLSQRYDERTAALGEEKKMKLETLYNKLLDCGRMLDASKDLIETAQELYRTEDKRLFLQSVMPTMKRIEEFAKEKPGLTLATPLEFETPLADLSDVKTLMDSINIVPAPSAPVINPQVANSATQTSLRVCWSLFSDDTVEFYELYYRPVLEDAAAVDCAEAPDVCKVNETHCWVEDLHPNAQYEFWVTATNTTGISPASEKAVYMTVPSPPVIRERGCSSCPEAALIRWESGNTNPVESYTVDLSETGTDEEGGVTESIVAVPTCECLIQLQPGRQYLISVRAVNIGGPSNKSEPICISTTGTVFHLLQDTAHPCLSLSEDGFSMFYGDEELPISAMTFDDNTFARCAAVLGDLIPVRGRRYWEVAVEEATEYRIGVAYEDTQRNSYLGGTDSSWCMRHVLTPSRHKYEFLHGGWSPDVRITVNPVRIGVSLDYAAGMLSFFNADLKQHLHTFHCNFLDYVQPCFALDNPGALTVCNGVATPWYVHSV; encoded by the exons ATGGAACCACGTCAGCTGTCTGTGCAGATGATGTGTTTGAGGAGCATACAGAATCAGAGGTCAGAAATG GATAAGGTGAACATAATCAGGACTAAATTGGAGGGAAAGGTGGCGGAGATGGAGAACTTCACTGGACATCTAGAGGAGATCTTCCTTACTGTGGAG GAGAATTTCGGTCGCCGTGAGCAGCACCTGGAACAGCACTACAATGACGTTCTGCAGACGTTGTCCCAGCGTTACGACGAGCGCACAGCTGCcctgggagaggagaagaagatGAAGCTGGAGACTCTATACAACAAGCTGCTAGACTGTGGGCGAATGCTGGATGCCTCTAAGGACCTGATTGAGACCGCCCAGGAACTGTACCGCACAGAGGACAAACGATTATTCCTACAG TCAGTTATGCCAACCATGAAGAG AATTGAAGAGTTTGCGAAGGAGAAGCCTGGACTGACACTGGCAACGCCACTGGAGTTTGAAACACCCCTCGCTGACCTCTCAGATGTTAAGACCCTGATGGATTCCATCAACATAGTACCAG CCCCGTCCGCTCCGGTCATCAACCCTCAGGTGGCTAACTCGGCCACGCAGACCTCTCTGCGTGTGTGCTGGAGCCTGTTCTCGGACGACACCGTGGAATTCTACGAGCTGTACTACCGACCCGTCCTGGAGGACGCCGCAGCTGTGGACTGTGCCGAGGCACCCGATG TGTGTAAGGTGAACGAGACCCACTGTTGGGTTGAAGACCTGCATCCGAACGCCCAGTATGAGTTCTGGGTCACAGCGACCAACACCACAGGCATCAGCCCTGCCAGCGAGAAGGCCGTCTACATGACAG TCCCCTCTCCACCAGTCATCAGAGAAAGGGGGTGTAGCAGCTGTCCAGAGGCCGCTCTGATTCGCTGGGAGTCTGGAAACACCAACCCAGTTGAATCCTACACAGTGGATCTGAGTGAGACGGGCACAGACGAAGAGGGTGGAGTCACGGA GTCCATTGTGGCTGTTCCTACCTGTGAGTGTCTGATCCAGCTGCAGCCAGGGAGACAGTACCTAATCTCCGTCAGGGCTGTGAACATTGGGGGTCCTAGCAACAAGAGTGAGCCCATCTGCATCTCTACCACAG GAACCGTCTTCCACCTTCTGCAGGACACAGCCCACccgtgtctgtccctctccgaGGATGGCTTCTCCATGTTCTACGGAGATGAGGAGCTGCCGATCTCTGCGATGACCTTCGACGACAACACCTTCGCCAG GTGTGCAGCTGTGCTGGGCGACCTGATCCCCGTGCGAGGCAGGAGGTACTGGGAGGTGGCTGTGGAGGAGGCCACGGAGTACAGGATCGGTGTGGCCTATGAAGACACCCAGAGGAACTCCTACCTGGGTGGAACCGACTCCTCCTGGTGCATGAGACACGTCCTGACCCCATCCAG aCACAAGTACGAGTTCCTCCACGGCGGCTGGAGCCCGGACGTTCGGATAACAGTGAACCCGGTGAGGATTGGGGTCAGCTTGGATTACGCGGCAGGGATGCTCTCCTTTTTCAACGCAGACCTGAAACAGCACCTGCACACGTTCCACTGCAACTTCCTGGACTACGTTCAACCCTGCTTTGCCCTCGACAACCCCGGGGCGCTGACCGTCTGTAATGGGGTAGCCACCCCCTGGTATGTCCACTCAGTCTGA
- the LOC105026510 gene encoding fibronectin type III and SPRY domain-containing protein 2 isoform X4 — protein MENFTGHLEEIFLTVEENFGRREQHLEQHYNDVLQTLSQRYDERTAALGEEKKMKLETLYNKLLDCGRMLDASKDLIETAQELYRTEDKRLFLQSVMPTMKRIEEFAKEKPGLTLATPLEFETPLADLSDVKTLMDSINIVPAPSAPVINPQVANSATQTSLRVCWSLFSDDTVEFYELYYRPVLEDAAAVDCAEAPDVCKVNETHCWVEDLHPNAQYEFWVTATNTTGISPASEKAVYMTVPSPPVIRERGCSSCPEAALIRWESGNTNPVESYTVDLSETGTDEEGGVTESIVAVPTCECLIQLQPGRQYLISVRAVNIGGPSNKSEPICISTTGTVFHLLQDTAHPCLSLSEDGFSMFYGDEELPISAMTFDDNTFARCAAVLGDLIPVRGRRYWEVAVEEATEYRIGVAYEDTQRNSYLGGTDSSWCMRHVLTPSRHKYEFLHGGWSPDVRITVNPVRIGVSLDYAAGMLSFFNADLKQHLHTFHCNFLDYVQPCFALDNPGALTVCNGVATPWYVHSV, from the exons ATGGAGAACTTCACTGGACATCTAGAGGAGATCTTCCTTACTGTGGAG GAGAATTTCGGTCGCCGTGAGCAGCACCTGGAACAGCACTACAATGACGTTCTGCAGACGTTGTCCCAGCGTTACGACGAGCGCACAGCTGCcctgggagaggagaagaagatGAAGCTGGAGACTCTATACAACAAGCTGCTAGACTGTGGGCGAATGCTGGATGCCTCTAAGGACCTGATTGAGACCGCCCAGGAACTGTACCGCACAGAGGACAAACGATTATTCCTACAG TCAGTTATGCCAACCATGAAGAG AATTGAAGAGTTTGCGAAGGAGAAGCCTGGACTGACACTGGCAACGCCACTGGAGTTTGAAACACCCCTCGCTGACCTCTCAGATGTTAAGACCCTGATGGATTCCATCAACATAGTACCAG CCCCGTCCGCTCCGGTCATCAACCCTCAGGTGGCTAACTCGGCCACGCAGACCTCTCTGCGTGTGTGCTGGAGCCTGTTCTCGGACGACACCGTGGAATTCTACGAGCTGTACTACCGACCCGTCCTGGAGGACGCCGCAGCTGTGGACTGTGCCGAGGCACCCGATG TGTGTAAGGTGAACGAGACCCACTGTTGGGTTGAAGACCTGCATCCGAACGCCCAGTATGAGTTCTGGGTCACAGCGACCAACACCACAGGCATCAGCCCTGCCAGCGAGAAGGCCGTCTACATGACAG TCCCCTCTCCACCAGTCATCAGAGAAAGGGGGTGTAGCAGCTGTCCAGAGGCCGCTCTGATTCGCTGGGAGTCTGGAAACACCAACCCAGTTGAATCCTACACAGTGGATCTGAGTGAGACGGGCACAGACGAAGAGGGTGGAGTCACGGA GTCCATTGTGGCTGTTCCTACCTGTGAGTGTCTGATCCAGCTGCAGCCAGGGAGACAGTACCTAATCTCCGTCAGGGCTGTGAACATTGGGGGTCCTAGCAACAAGAGTGAGCCCATCTGCATCTCTACCACAG GAACCGTCTTCCACCTTCTGCAGGACACAGCCCACccgtgtctgtccctctccgaGGATGGCTTCTCCATGTTCTACGGAGATGAGGAGCTGCCGATCTCTGCGATGACCTTCGACGACAACACCTTCGCCAG GTGTGCAGCTGTGCTGGGCGACCTGATCCCCGTGCGAGGCAGGAGGTACTGGGAGGTGGCTGTGGAGGAGGCCACGGAGTACAGGATCGGTGTGGCCTATGAAGACACCCAGAGGAACTCCTACCTGGGTGGAACCGACTCCTCCTGGTGCATGAGACACGTCCTGACCCCATCCAG aCACAAGTACGAGTTCCTCCACGGCGGCTGGAGCCCGGACGTTCGGATAACAGTGAACCCGGTGAGGATTGGGGTCAGCTTGGATTACGCGGCAGGGATGCTCTCCTTTTTCAACGCAGACCTGAAACAGCACCTGCACACGTTCCACTGCAACTTCCTGGACTACGTTCAACCCTGCTTTGCCCTCGACAACCCCGGGGCGCTGACCGTCTGTAATGGGGTAGCCACCCCCTGGTATGTCCACTCAGTCTGA
- the LOC105026510 gene encoding fibronectin type III and SPRY domain-containing protein 2 isoform X2, with protein sequence MDLYEVFSGSSLDVIAEEGLSGDEEDLKEKHEKVEEEVNRDLPTKEAFVVVPGMREAREVSSTFQRFSVDTDDSLRFEPFIPSSDEDGTTSAVCADDVFEEHTESEDKVNIIRTKLEGKVAEMENFTGHLEEIFLTVEENFGRREQHLEQHYNDVLQTLSQRYDERTAALGEEKKMKLETLYNKLLDCGRMLDASKDLIETAQELYRTEDKRLFLQSVMPTMKRIEEFAKEKPGLTLATPLEFETPLADLSDVKTLMDSINIVPAPSAPVINPQVANSATQTSLRVCWSLFSDDTVEFYELYYRPVLEDAAAVDCAEAPDVCKVNETHCWVEDLHPNAQYEFWVTATNTTGISPASEKAVYMTVPSPPVIRERGCSSCPEAALIRWESGNTNPVESYTVDLSETGTDEEGGVTESIVAVPTCECLIQLQPGRQYLISVRAVNIGGPSNKSEPICISTTGTVFHLLQDTAHPCLSLSEDGFSMFYGDEELPISAMTFDDNTFARCAAVLGDLIPVRGRRYWEVAVEEATEYRIGVAYEDTQRNSYLGGTDSSWCMRHVLTPSRRKYDFLPN encoded by the exons ATGGACCTCTATGAGGTCTTCTCAGGATCCAGTCTGGATGTCATCGCTGAGGAGGGGCTGAGTGGAGACGAGGAGGATCTCAAGGAGAAGCatgagaaggtggaggaggaggtgaacaGGGACCTCCCTACTAAAGAGGCCTTCGTAGTGGTTCCTGGCATGAGAGAGGCCAGGGAGGTTTCCTCGACGTTTCAGCGTTTCTCAGTGGATACTGATGACTCTCTGAG GTTTGAACCATTCATCCCATCTTCAGATGAGGATGGAACCACGTCAGCTGTCTGTGCAGATGATGTGTTTGAGGAGCATACAGAATCAGAG GATAAGGTGAACATAATCAGGACTAAATTGGAGGGAAAGGTGGCGGAGATGGAGAACTTCACTGGACATCTAGAGGAGATCTTCCTTACTGTGGAG GAGAATTTCGGTCGCCGTGAGCAGCACCTGGAACAGCACTACAATGACGTTCTGCAGACGTTGTCCCAGCGTTACGACGAGCGCACAGCTGCcctgggagaggagaagaagatGAAGCTGGAGACTCTATACAACAAGCTGCTAGACTGTGGGCGAATGCTGGATGCCTCTAAGGACCTGATTGAGACCGCCCAGGAACTGTACCGCACAGAGGACAAACGATTATTCCTACAG TCAGTTATGCCAACCATGAAGAG AATTGAAGAGTTTGCGAAGGAGAAGCCTGGACTGACACTGGCAACGCCACTGGAGTTTGAAACACCCCTCGCTGACCTCTCAGATGTTAAGACCCTGATGGATTCCATCAACATAGTACCAG CCCCGTCCGCTCCGGTCATCAACCCTCAGGTGGCTAACTCGGCCACGCAGACCTCTCTGCGTGTGTGCTGGAGCCTGTTCTCGGACGACACCGTGGAATTCTACGAGCTGTACTACCGACCCGTCCTGGAGGACGCCGCAGCTGTGGACTGTGCCGAGGCACCCGATG TGTGTAAGGTGAACGAGACCCACTGTTGGGTTGAAGACCTGCATCCGAACGCCCAGTATGAGTTCTGGGTCACAGCGACCAACACCACAGGCATCAGCCCTGCCAGCGAGAAGGCCGTCTACATGACAG TCCCCTCTCCACCAGTCATCAGAGAAAGGGGGTGTAGCAGCTGTCCAGAGGCCGCTCTGATTCGCTGGGAGTCTGGAAACACCAACCCAGTTGAATCCTACACAGTGGATCTGAGTGAGACGGGCACAGACGAAGAGGGTGGAGTCACGGA GTCCATTGTGGCTGTTCCTACCTGTGAGTGTCTGATCCAGCTGCAGCCAGGGAGACAGTACCTAATCTCCGTCAGGGCTGTGAACATTGGGGGTCCTAGCAACAAGAGTGAGCCCATCTGCATCTCTACCACAG GAACCGTCTTCCACCTTCTGCAGGACACAGCCCACccgtgtctgtccctctccgaGGATGGCTTCTCCATGTTCTACGGAGATGAGGAGCTGCCGATCTCTGCGATGACCTTCGACGACAACACCTTCGCCAG GTGTGCAGCTGTGCTGGGCGACCTGATCCCCGTGCGAGGCAGGAGGTACTGGGAGGTGGCTGTGGAGGAGGCCACGGAGTACAGGATCGGTGTGGCCTATGAAGACACCCAGAGGAACTCCTACCTGGGTGGAACCGACTCCTCCTGGTGCATGAGACACGTCCTGACCCCATCCAG GCGCAAGTATGACTTCCTGCCAAATTAG